The nucleotide window CCTCTTACTCAAGATCTTGTGAGTTTTTTAAAAGATATTTCTCCCAAAAATCACTGCCCACATTGAGAGTTTTAAATTCGCGGTAAGTAACGCCGGCAATTTCTGAATTAATAGGCGACACATATTTTCTTAATGTATAATCTACTCTCACCTTACCGCAATCTTTTGACTTGCTGTAATAAACAGCAAGAGACGCACAAAAACTCAGTAGCTGATTATCATTAAATATCTCTCCAATGTTGTTATTGCGCAAAATGACATGTGCTCCAGGAATGTCTTTAGCATGAAACCAAATATCGTTCGACCTTGCAAATTTAAAAGTGGCATACCTATTACCTTTAGCTGAAAGGCCTATCAATATAATTGAGTCACCCAACATAATGCGCTTGTGTGGTGGAAATTGTTTTTCGTTAGGAACCTTGCTTATTCTTGCTTTTGTTCTATTTATTTTCAGTTCTTTTTCAATCGTAGAAAGAGATTCATCGTCATTTATACACATTGCAAGAAGTAAATCTTCATTTAAATCTTGCATCTCATTCATAACTTTTTCTAGTATTTTACTGGCTCGTTCTTTTGAAGCTGTAATTTTTTTATATTTTTTAAAATATAAATCTGCATTCTCTGTGGCAGTTAAAGCAGGATTGAGGGGGATTTCTTTTGTTTCGGGTTCGCCAGCCTCAGTATAACTAGTTAGTGATATTCTATCTTCGCCACGTCTTATATTTTGAATGTTATTTAAAATTATATTGCCATAATTTTTATAAGTTAGAGAATTGTCCTGTTTTAGAAGCTTGGATATGTCTGAAATTTGTTTTTCTCTTCTAGCTATTTCTTTCGTTAAAAAAAGATTTATAACCCTTTTCCTTTGATCCGCATTTTTATTTAAAATAGGATCTAAAACTAATTCAGTAGAGGAAGCAAGTAAGTTGTTATATACAGTGGCATTTTTTAAATTAACAGGAAAAGGGAAAATATATCTGTTTAGTTTCTGAATTTTCATTGTATTTTTTGTATTGGAATAAAATGAACTAAGATGTTTTTTTTGTTCGTTTAACGGCATTTCAAAAATAGTCTTTAGTAAGGGGGCTCCAATACCTTTTATATTTTTAAGTGATTCTTGTCTTGGTTTTTCTAACCATTCTTCTAATGTTATGCCTTTATACTCAGCTGGAAATATATATTGGTGTCCTGAGGCAATAATACGTTCTCTGTTCTCTGATGGATATATATGTTTTGCAGCTTCAATAATTGTCCCGTCATCTTCTATAAGAATAAAATTGCCGTGGTTCTGTATTGCTTCTAGAACAAGATGTTTTTTGTTATGAAATCCAGCTCCAAAAGTTTTTTTAAAAGTGAGCATTAGGATTCTATCTCTTTTAATTTGTTGCGAGGTAAGGAGTTCCGTGCCGTGTAAATGTCTCTTTAGAGCCCCTATTATTGGATGGGTCTGTTTTACTGTACCTATAAGTTTTTTACGATTATCATTATTAATAAAAGTTATGCCACAATTTTGAACTTTCCATGAAAGCAATAATGTGATAGTAGAAGAAAATGAAAGTGTACACCAGCTGCATCCTCCATAAATTTTTTGTACTTTATGGTTATAAATTGTTTCAAGCATTTTGTTCCATTCATAAACTAGTTCGGGCCCAAAAGACACAAATATCACTCCCATCACAATTAAATATATACAAATTACCACAATCTATTATTTCTTACTATTAAATAAAAAAGTACTTTGAAATGCGTATACACAATTATAAATCTAGGTTAAAATGCTAGAAGGATTAGAATAGTTGTTTAAGAAGTATATCAAAATATAATGGAGGTGTTTGAAAATGAGCAAAGAAAGGATTTTAATTTCGTCTGAATCTGTGACGGAAGGACATCCTGACAAACTCGCTGATCAAATATCTGATGCAGTCCTTGATGCGATTTTACAAGAAGACCCAGATGGCAGAGTAGCGTGTGAAACTCTTGTAAGCACGGGACTTATTGTTGTAGCAGGAGAAATTACTACAAATTGTTACGTTGACATTCCGAAAATAGCACGAGAAACAGTAAAGGAAGTAGGATATACAAGGGCAAAATATGGATTTGATGGTGAAACTTGTGCTGTTATAACGGCCATAGATGAACAATCTCCAGATATCAAGCAAGGAGTTGATTTGGCAAAAGAAGCTCTAGATAATTCTGATGACGAGAATGATAAAACTGGAGCTGGAGATCAAGGACTGATGGTGGGTTACGCATGTGATGAAACAGAGGAATTAATGCCGATGCCTATTTCCCTTGCACACAAACTTACTCGCAAACTTACTGAAATGCGTAAAAATAAAACAATCCCTTACCTTCGCCCTGATGGGAAGAGCCAAGTTACATTGGAGTATATAGATGGAAGACCCCAAAGAATAGATACTGTTGTCATAAGCACTCAACATCACCCTGCAGTTGCACTTTCGCAGATAAAAGCAGACATTGAGGAGCATGTGATAAAAGATATTATTCCAACTAACCTAATAAAAGATGATTTTAAAATTTTCGTTAATCCTGCAGGAACTTTTGTCAGAGGAGGCCCTCAAGCAGATTGTGGTCTAACTGGACGAAAAATTATCGTGGATACTTACGGTGGTGCAGTGCCCCATGGCGGAGGAGCTTTTTCTGGGAAGGATCCAACAAAGGTGGACCGTTCTGGTGCTTATATGGCGAGGTATGCCGCAAAAAATGTAGTAGCTGCGGGCATAGCCTCTAAGTGTCAGGTTCAGGTGGCTTATGCGATAGGAGTAGCAAATCCTGTTTCAATAATGGTCGAGACCTTTGGTACAGGGAAAATTCCAAATGAACAAATAACTCGTTTATTACGCGAACATTTTGATTTCCGTCCTAGAGCTATAATAAAAAATCTTGAATTATGCAAGCCCCAATATAAAAGAATCGCGGCTTATGGGCATATGGGACGGATTGATATCCATCCGATGCCAGCATGGGAGAAAACAGACAAGGCAGAGATTCTTAAAGAAGCATCTCAAAGGTTTATGTAAAACTCAAAAGTCCGTTTATGTAATTTCTTGACGGACTTTAATTCTTAAGTTATGCATACAGCATTGTTGTTTAAAGAAATAAAGAGAATACTTACACATCTTGTATGGCCTCAGGTTTGTCCAGTTTGTGGGAAAATAGTTGAGTCGTATTGTTTTGAGTGTATAGAGTCCATAATTGACCCGTTACCTCCTTTTTGTCTTGAATGCGGAGGAAAGTATGGCGTTCCCTGCTGTAAGGACTCTGTTCCATGTTTTGCAGCAACAATACATGATGGGTTGCCCCGAGATTTGCTCCTAAGACTAAAATATAAAAATATAAAATCTTTAGGTGTTATACTGGGGAAACTTGTGGCACAAAATGCTTGTTTACCATCGGCGGATTTAATTGTACCTATTCCTCTACATAAAAGGTCTACAAGAGAATATAATCAAACAAGCCTTATAGGCCAAGGAATATCAGAGGCACGTAAAATAAAGTTAGATGACTCTATCTTGGTTTGGAAAAAGAATAGACCTAATCAAACTGATATGCATGGAATTCAGAGAGCAACCTTACCGTTAGATTCAATTATTTCAAAATCATCTGTACGTAATAAAAAAATAATATTGGTTGATGATGTTTATACCACAGGAGGAACCATGCGTGCTGCAAAAGCGGCAATAGAGGATAGCGGTGGTTCAGTAGTTGCAGCCTTATTATGGTCAAGGAGAATATCTTCTTCAGAAAATGAACTTTCATGGTTTGTATAGCTATTTATTAAAATTTTTTCTTAAATCAAATTGTAAAGTTACAATATAACTTTCAAAAACTAGATTGATGTTAAATACTACAGTATAATAAACTTGAAGGCACTTGTTGCTTGCATCGCATCTTTCGTTTTTCCCTTTTAACTCATTAATTTTGTGCTAGAATCATAAGTCGAAGACAGGTGGTCGACTCTTTATGAAAATATCTGATAATTCAACTAAAATATTATTTTTCCTCGTAGCAATTTCAATTTTATTTTTAATAATATTATGCCCATTAAGTATAAAATGTGATTTTTTTGGAAATACCTTAAAAATAGATAAAGCATTTATATGTCAAGAATTAGGGGATAATAGAGAGCCGTTGTCCGTAAGCTCAAGCATAAAATATGGAGAGCGACAAATATGTCTTTGGTTTCGATATTCTTCAATTCAAGAAGAAAATTATATAAGAATTTCGTGGTATTTGAATAACGAATTAGTATTTGCTGAACAACATAAATTAATAGATAAAGAAGGGATAAAGGCATTTTATCTTCTTAAAGAAGACGGGTTGCCTCTTCCGGAGGGATTTTATAAAGTTTCAATATCGTCTCCCACGAGAACGTTATCGGAGATACCATTTATAAAAAATAAATAATTTAATTTGGAGGAATGAAACTTGCCAAGAGAAAAAAACATCTCAACTATTGAAAATGAAGTTGCTGCAGCAGTAGAAAGTAATAGTCAGGACAGTAGCTCTGAAATAGAGATGGCTGAGAGAAAAGATCTGGTCTCTGCATCAAAAGATCTAGTAGATAAAACAACTAAAAAAACTGCTAAAAGTAACAAGACAAAAACTTCTTCTGGACTGGGCTCATCAGCAAAAAAAACAAAAGCAGCTACAATTAAAAAGAGTAGTTCGAAGAAAAGCTTAGAGCAAGAAGAGAAGGTTGCTAAATCAGCAAAGACAACAGAAAAAAACAAAAAAGCAGCAGAAGAAGCATCGAAAATAGAAGTTAAAGAAGAAGTTGCTGCTGAGGATAAAATCAACAAAATTGTAAAGAAACAGGAAGTTCGCAAAACAGCGAAAAAACACACATCTAAATTAATAGAACAAGAAAGCAAAGATACTACCCACAAACATTCACATCCCAAACAAGGTTTTAACTCTCTTAACTCAAAGACAATAACTGAATTAAAAGAAATTGCAAAAGAGTTAGAGATATCCTCAGTTACTACTCGAAGAAAAGATGATTTAGTAGTCGACATATTAAAAAAACAGGCAGAGATGATGGGATACCGCTTTAATGGGGGGACCTTAGAGTGTTTGCCGGATGGTTATGGTTTTTTACGTCCGTCCGGGTTACTTCCCAGCAATACAGATATTTATGTTTCTGCTTCCCAAATTCGGCGTTTTGGACTAAGAAATGGAGACGTTGTGTGGGGCATAATAAGGCCTCCCAAAGATCAGGAACATTATGAGGCTCTTTTACGAGTAGAAAATGTCAACTTTACAGACCCAGAAGAATCGAGGCATAGACCTCATTTCGAAAATTTAACCCCAATTTTCCCTGAAGAGAAATTGAATCTTGAAATAAAAAATCACATTATAGCAACTCGTGCAGTTGATCTTTTTGCCCCCATAGGGAAAGGACAAAGAGCTCTTCTAGTTTCCCCTCCCAAAGCAGGAAAAACAACACTCTTAAAAAATATTGCAAAAGCAATAACAACAAACCATCCGGAAGTAATTTTAATGGTTTTGCTTATAGATGAACGTCCAGAGGAAGTAACAGATATGAAAAGGTCTGTAGATGGTGAAATTATAGCATCTACATTTGATCGTCCGGCAGAAGAACATCTAAGGGTTTCCGCACTTGCTCTTGAAAAAGCTAAAAGATTGGTAGAGGCGTCTAAAGATGTGGTTCTACTATTGGATTCAATTACGAGATTAGCTCGTGCTTCAAACTTAATTGTCCCTCCATCTGGAAGAACGCTTTCAGGCGGAATGGATCCGGCTGCCTTGTATTTCCCTAAAAAGTTTTTTGGTTCGGCTAGAAACATAGAAAATGGAGGAAGCCTTACCATTATAGGGACATCTCTTGTTGAAACTGGAAGTCGTATGGACGATGTAATTTATGAGGAATTTAAAGGTACCGGGAATATGGAAGTACACTTGTCTCGAAAAATATCAGAGCAACGCATCTTCCCCGCTTTTGATATAACTAAATCTGGAACTAGAAAAGAAGAATTATTGGTTTCTGAGGAAGATTTAAGAAGAATATGGGCTTTACGTCGAAAAATTGCAGGAATGGATGAGGCAGAAGTCCTAAACTTAATACTTGGTAAGCTGAAAAGCACCACGACAAACGAAGAATTTCTTTCTACAATAAAGATATAGAATAAATTTTAAATAGCTATAGAAAATATTTATACAAACACCTTAAAGGTTCTACGGAGTTGCTAAATTGTGATGTTTAAACGATTAAAAAAAATACCTGAAAATAAAAAAATATTATTGTCTTTTGTCTTGCTATTCTTGATGTTGTTACTGATAGCTCTTATTCTTGCTTCAATCGTGGCAGCAGGGAGAAAAGATGTGTATTGGACAACTATAAATAATTTAAACACGTCTGAAGAAGAAATAAATGACAAGGGTTTTTTTATGGCCGATGTATCTGATTTATTATTAGTAAGTGGATTAAGAGAAGGAAAATCTAAGACGGAAAGTGAATCCGTCCCTCTGGCCATAGGCCCTGGACCCTCTCTTGCGCCACTTACACCAGAGGAAGTAAAACTATATGGTGTCTTATCTAAATCAGATGGAATATTAACGGATGAAACAACTGGTGAGCTAGATGAAAATATTTATTGGCAGGAAGTTGTACTCAAAAAAAGAGACACCTTGGAATCTATTGCAAAAGCGTTTGGGGTTTCAGTAGAAGATATAAGACGAGCGAATAACATGAAAGAAAATCAAAATCCAACATATTCTGAAGTTTTATATATTCCGGATAGTGGTCAGTATGTTCAAGCCACTTTAGATTTTGTTAAAAAAATGGAACAAGCAGCAATAGAAGCGTCCAAAAAAGAGAAACCCTTATCAATTTTCTATTACACGGTTAGTGAAGGAGATTCTCTGTGGACGATAGCAGATAAGTTTGATTTAAAAGTTGATACAATAGTTGGTTCTAACAAGTTAAGCGATATAAATATTTTAAAAATAGGCATACAGTTGCGTATACCCAACCAAGATGGAGTTTTCGTAAAGTATGAAAAAAATACAAATATAGATAAATTTGCAGACAAATATGGTTCTACAAAAGATGCAATTTACATTGCAAATAAATTAAATGAAAAATCAAAAATAAATATTGGACAAGAACTATTTCTACCGGGAGGAAGCATTGCTTCTTCTGTTGAAGCACCCTCAAAAGTTCAGAGGCGAACAAGTATTTCTAGGATAGGGAAGGCTAAGCCCAAGATGGCAACAGAACACTTCGGTTGGCCGGTGTTTGGCAGGATTTCAAGTTCATTTGGTTGGAGAAGAAGTCCTTTTGGAAAAAGAAGGGTATTTCATGCAGGAATTGATATAAGAGCTCCGAAAGGGAGAAATATTGTTGCAGCACAGAGTGGACGAGTGGTACATTCTGGTTGGATGGGTGGCTATGGTTACACAATCGTGCTAACACACCCTTCAGGAGTTTCTACTCTATATGGACATTGTAGTGCCTTATTAGTATCGAAAGGTACACACGTAAACAAGGGACAGCTAATAGCACGAGTTGGAAGCACCGGACGTTCTACCGGGAACCATTTGCATTTTGAAGTGCGTCAAGGCGGTTCACCTGTAAACCCAATGAGATTTTTAAGATAAGAGCTAGAAAGGTTCAAAGGAGTGTTTGATATGGCAAAGTATGTTTTTGTTACAGGTGGGGTCGTTTCATCTCTGGGGAAGGGGATAACTTCAGCATCGTTAGGAACCTTGCTTAAAAGAAGATGGTTCAATGTAAGTATAATGAAGATGGATCCCTACATTAACGTTGATGCTGGAACGATGAGTCCTTTCCAACATGGGGAGGTATTTGTAACTTGGGATGGAGCACAGACAGATCTTGATTTAGGGCATTATGAACGTTTTATTGACGAAAATATTTCTGGAGTTAATAGTTGTACGACAGGTAAGGTTTATTCCTCTGTCATACACCGTGAACGTCAAGGGGGATATAGTGGTGGAACAGTTCAGGTTATTCCACATATAACAAATGAAATACAAAATCGCATATTAGCCGTAGGAGAAGATAAGGACATAGTAATAGCAGAAATTGGTGGAACAGTGGGAGATATTGAGGGATTACCCTATCTTGAAGCAATAAGACAGTTGCCACAAAGAATAGGGAGAGAAAATATACTTTACTGCCATGTGACTCTGGTACCATATGTTGCTGCATCAGGAGAATTAAAAACAAAACCTACACAGCACAGCGTGAACGAGCTAAGGAGAATTGGAATTCAACCAGATATAATAGTCTGTCGTTCTCAATTTCATGTAAACGCAGAGCTTAGGGAAAAAATAGGATTATATTGTACTGTGTCGCCTGATTGTGTATTTGAAGCAAAAGATACAAGCTCAATATATCAAATGCCATTTGAACTAAATAAACAAAAGTTCGACACTACTGTTTTAAAAAAATTAAAATTAAACGCAATAAAAGAACCGGATATGCAAGATTGGCGTGAATTTTTAGACAAATTAAAATCGCTAGATAAAGAATTAAATGTTGCGTTAGTAGGGAAATATACTGAAAATAAAGATGCTTATTTAAGTGTAAATGAGGCTCTTATTCATGCCGGGATAGTTAACAGCATAAAAGTGAATATT belongs to Synergistaceae bacterium and includes:
- a CDS encoding methionine adenosyltransferase, which codes for MSKERILISSESVTEGHPDKLADQISDAVLDAILQEDPDGRVACETLVSTGLIVVAGEITTNCYVDIPKIARETVKEVGYTRAKYGFDGETCAVITAIDEQSPDIKQGVDLAKEALDNSDDENDKTGAGDQGLMVGYACDETEELMPMPISLAHKLTRKLTEMRKNKTIPYLRPDGKSQVTLEYIDGRPQRIDTVVISTQHHPAVALSQIKADIEEHVIKDIIPTNLIKDDFKIFVNPAGTFVRGGPQADCGLTGRKIIVDTYGGAVPHGGGAFSGKDPTKVDRSGAYMARYAAKNVVAAGIASKCQVQVAYAIGVANPVSIMVETFGTGKIPNEQITRLLREHFDFRPRAIIKNLELCKPQYKRIAAYGHMGRIDIHPMPAWEKTDKAEILKEASQRFM
- a CDS encoding ComF family protein, producing the protein MFKEIKRILTHLVWPQVCPVCGKIVESYCFECIESIIDPLPPFCLECGGKYGVPCCKDSVPCFAATIHDGLPRDLLLRLKYKNIKSLGVILGKLVAQNACLPSADLIVPIPLHKRSTREYNQTSLIGQGISEARKIKLDDSILVWKKNRPNQTDMHGIQRATLPLDSIISKSSVRNKKIILVDDVYTTGGTMRAAKAAIEDSGGSVVAALLWSRRISSSENELSWFV
- a CDS encoding transcription termination factor Rho — its product is MNKIVKKQEVRKTAKKHTSKLIEQESKDTTHKHSHPKQGFNSLNSKTITELKEIAKELEISSVTTRRKDDLVVDILKKQAEMMGYRFNGGTLECLPDGYGFLRPSGLLPSNTDIYVSASQIRRFGLRNGDVVWGIIRPPKDQEHYEALLRVENVNFTDPEESRHRPHFENLTPIFPEEKLNLEIKNHIIATRAVDLFAPIGKGQRALLVSPPKAGKTTLLKNIAKAITTNHPEVILMVLLIDERPEEVTDMKRSVDGEIIASTFDRPAEEHLRVSALALEKAKRLVEASKDVVLLLDSITRLARASNLIVPPSGRTLSGGMDPAALYFPKKFFGSARNIENGGSLTIIGTSLVETGSRMDDVIYEEFKGTGNMEVHLSRKISEQRIFPAFDITKSGTRKEELLVSEEDLRRIWALRRKIAGMDEAEVLNLILGKLKSTTTNEEFLSTIKI
- a CDS encoding peptidoglycan DD-metalloendopeptidase family protein, which encodes MMFKRLKKIPENKKILLSFVLLFLMLLLIALILASIVAAGRKDVYWTTINNLNTSEEEINDKGFFMADVSDLLLVSGLREGKSKTESESVPLAIGPGPSLAPLTPEEVKLYGVLSKSDGILTDETTGELDENIYWQEVVLKKRDTLESIAKAFGVSVEDIRRANNMKENQNPTYSEVLYIPDSGQYVQATLDFVKKMEQAAIEASKKEKPLSIFYYTVSEGDSLWTIADKFDLKVDTIVGSNKLSDINILKIGIQLRIPNQDGVFVKYEKNTNIDKFADKYGSTKDAIYIANKLNEKSKINIGQELFLPGGSIASSVEAPSKVQRRTSISRIGKAKPKMATEHFGWPVFGRISSSFGWRRSPFGKRRVFHAGIDIRAPKGRNIVAAQSGRVVHSGWMGGYGYTIVLTHPSGVSTLYGHCSALLVSKGTHVNKGQLIARVGSTGRSTGNHLHFEVRQGGSPVNPMRFLR
- a CDS encoding CTP synthase, with protein sequence MAKYVFVTGGVVSSLGKGITSASLGTLLKRRWFNVSIMKMDPYINVDAGTMSPFQHGEVFVTWDGAQTDLDLGHYERFIDENISGVNSCTTGKVYSSVIHRERQGGYSGGTVQVIPHITNEIQNRILAVGEDKDIVIAEIGGTVGDIEGLPYLEAIRQLPQRIGRENILYCHVTLVPYVAASGELKTKPTQHSVNELRRIGIQPDIIVCRSQFHVNAELREKIGLYCTVSPDCVFEAKDTSSIYQMPFELNKQKFDTTVLKKLKLNAIKEPDMQDWREFLDKLKSLDKELNVALVGKYTENKDAYLSVNEALIHAGIVNSIKVNIHPVAAEDLEIKSPDYFFDKIDAIVVPGGFGLRGVEGMIEAAKYARENDIPYFGLSLGMQVAAIEFARNVLGLKDANSVEMAEETKNAIICSKGENNNIENLTETSRLGSFPCKLIAGSKSSEIYGKEMVSERHRHRFEFNNEYIDLFEKNGMKVAGVCPDGNHVEIIENTNNTWIIGVQFHPEFLSRPVRPHPLFIDFISAAIRKKIKKF